One genomic segment of Fervidobacterium pennivorans includes these proteins:
- a CDS encoding transketolase has product MRKTLDELKRLSIQCRGDILKMTYVANSGHPGGSMSSIDMLLALYSFANVYPQDPWNEDRDRIVISHGHISPAVYSTLAAYGFVDRDEVIAGFRHPASIFEGHITRGIPGVEWTTGNLGQGLSAGVGFALAAKYKNKDYHVYVVMSDGESAKGQVQEARRTARKYKLDNLTVLVDYNDIQISGHAHEIMYVDIKAEFEAAGWKTIEIDGHDFEQILAALKIARDDGYPTAIIAHTVIGKGVDFMEDKPDYHGKPLNKEELEKALAQLGVENDVEKYLEMRKKLPIEAHKKVKLYYDVRLDTGKARVYDKATDNRSALGRAIADLAVINDNVVTVDCDLKGSVKLDFLDKERPDRVVEIGVQEHNAAALAGAMSVDGIVTFFADFGVFGIDETFNQHRLNAINNTNLKVVVTHCGIDVGEDGKTHHALNYIGAPLAWYGFKVIVPADPNQTDRVVRYIAEEYGNFVVAVGRSKVEPIRKEDGSLFFDENYEFKYGKMDILRDGTDGVIYVIGSAVPHALKAYEILKSKGVNFAVINVSCPYDLDEEVLRKYSNFVVTVEDHNVLNGLGSLIAQKLFEMRILPGRFIKLGLNDFPVSGDAKLLFEIYGLSRERIAETILSKLE; this is encoded by the coding sequence GTGCGAAAGACACTTGATGAACTAAAAAGGCTGAGCATTCAGTGCCGTGGTGATATCCTGAAGATGACTTACGTAGCGAACTCAGGCCATCCCGGTGGGTCAATGTCTTCTATCGATATGCTATTAGCTCTTTATTCATTTGCCAATGTCTATCCCCAAGACCCTTGGAATGAAGATAGGGATAGAATAGTCATAAGTCATGGTCACATTTCGCCAGCTGTTTACTCTACCTTAGCTGCCTATGGTTTTGTGGATAGAGATGAAGTGATAGCTGGCTTCAGACATCCAGCATCTATATTTGAAGGACACATTACTCGTGGGATTCCTGGTGTGGAGTGGACCACAGGAAATCTTGGACAAGGTTTGTCGGCTGGTGTTGGTTTTGCCCTTGCAGCGAAGTATAAAAATAAGGATTACCATGTTTACGTAGTTATGAGCGATGGGGAAAGTGCTAAAGGGCAAGTTCAAGAGGCAAGAAGAACCGCAAGGAAGTATAAACTCGATAATTTAACTGTGTTGGTTGATTACAACGATATTCAAATCAGTGGGCATGCACACGAGATTATGTATGTTGATATAAAGGCAGAGTTTGAAGCGGCAGGCTGGAAAACGATAGAGATAGACGGTCATGATTTTGAACAAATACTTGCAGCTTTGAAAATTGCAAGAGATGATGGTTATCCAACAGCAATAATTGCTCATACCGTTATCGGTAAAGGTGTAGATTTCATGGAGGATAAACCTGATTACCATGGGAAGCCTTTAAATAAAGAAGAGTTGGAAAAAGCGTTAGCTCAACTTGGTGTTGAGAACGACGTTGAGAAATATTTAGAGATGCGCAAAAAATTACCTATTGAAGCTCACAAGAAGGTAAAACTTTACTACGATGTGCGTTTGGACACGGGCAAAGCCAGGGTATACGATAAAGCAACGGACAACAGAAGTGCACTTGGTAGAGCAATTGCAGACCTTGCTGTGATAAACGATAACGTCGTTACCGTTGATTGTGACCTCAAAGGTTCTGTGAAGCTGGACTTTTTAGATAAAGAAAGACCTGATAGAGTTGTCGAAATAGGAGTACAAGAACATAACGCAGCCGCTTTGGCTGGCGCGATGTCTGTAGATGGTATTGTTACATTCTTTGCCGATTTTGGGGTTTTCGGTATCGATGAAACATTTAATCAACACAGATTGAACGCTATCAACAACACGAACCTCAAGGTTGTTGTCACACATTGTGGTATTGATGTAGGTGAAGATGGTAAAACACACCATGCACTAAATTACATCGGTGCGCCACTCGCCTGGTATGGCTTTAAGGTCATAGTTCCAGCAGACCCGAATCAGACAGATAGGGTAGTTAGATACATAGCCGAAGAATACGGAAACTTTGTTGTCGCGGTTGGAAGAAGTAAGGTCGAGCCAATAAGGAAAGAAGACGGGAGTTTATTCTTCGATGAAAATTACGAGTTCAAATACGGAAAAATGGATATCCTGAGGGACGGAACAGATGGTGTGATATACGTGATAGGTTCTGCTGTCCCACATGCACTTAAAGCCTATGAAATTTTGAAAAGCAAAGGGGTCAATTTTGCAGTTATCAACGTGAGTTGTCCGTATGACTTGGATGAAGAAGTGCTCAGAAAATACTCGAATTTCGTAGTCACCGTTGAGGACCACAACGTGCTAAATGGGTTAGGTAGTCTCATAGCCCAAAAACTTTTTGAAATGCGCATACTACCAGGTCGGTTCATCAAGCTTGGGTTAAATGATTTCCCTGTTTCCGGTGACGCAAAACTACTTTTTGAAATCTACGGACTGAGCAGGGAAAGAATTGCCGAAACCATTCTTTCAAAACTTGAATGA
- a CDS encoding YicC family protein, with protein sequence MPRSMTGYAKVQKIFEDYKITCEVKTLNSKGLTIDVSMNYFLNSKELDAITKIKEYISRGKVTARIWVRFIKPIQVSVDYSLLKTYYDALSDIRENLNIPMPVSLEHLLTFRDAFQFEISNEEIENAWQHAKAVLEESLIEVVKERKIEGEKLTKDLVEMVEKMQSIVDRINERAAEIPKVVAQRIKTNTRELLPDDIELNRELFESAVALIADRADIREELVRLDSHLKRTRELLSKDEPVGDMLNFISQEILREFNTILSKSRFTDITNFALEGKYLVSQFKEQIMNIE encoded by the coding sequence ATGCCCAGAAGCATGACAGGATATGCAAAGGTTCAAAAGATATTCGAGGATTACAAAATTACGTGCGAAGTAAAAACGTTAAACTCAAAGGGACTTACAATCGACGTCTCCATGAATTACTTTCTTAATTCGAAAGAGCTTGATGCTATAACAAAGATAAAAGAATACATTTCCAGAGGAAAGGTAACTGCAAGAATTTGGGTTAGATTCATCAAGCCAATCCAAGTTTCTGTTGACTATTCTTTGCTCAAAACGTATTACGATGCACTTTCTGACATCAGAGAGAATCTGAACATCCCAATGCCTGTTAGCTTAGAGCATTTACTTACTTTCAGAGATGCATTTCAATTTGAGATAAGTAACGAAGAGATTGAAAATGCTTGGCAACATGCGAAAGCCGTTTTGGAGGAATCATTGATTGAGGTAGTCAAGGAGAGAAAAATCGAAGGTGAAAAGTTAACAAAAGATTTGGTAGAGATGGTAGAAAAGATGCAATCAATTGTAGACAGAATAAACGAGAGGGCGGCGGAGATTCCAAAAGTAGTTGCGCAAAGGATTAAAACAAACACACGCGAACTGCTACCTGATGATATTGAACTTAATAGAGAACTTTTTGAAAGTGCTGTTGCACTCATTGCCGACAGGGCAGACATACGCGAAGAGCTTGTCAGGTTGGATAGCCATCTCAAAAGAACGCGCGAGTTGCTTTCAAAGGACGAACCTGTAGGTGACATGCTGAATTTCATATCACAAGAAATTTTAAGGGAGTTCAATACGATACTATCAAAGAGCAGATTCACCGATATTACCAACTTCGCACTTGAAGGAAAATATTTAGTTTCCCAATTCAAAGAGCAGATAATGAATATAGAGTAA
- a CDS encoding DUF370 domain-containing protein produces MFGLINIGFGNVIAGDRVIAIVNPESAPLKRLKEDAKNEGKLIDATYGRKTRSILITDSNHIILSAIQPETIAQRFIESMVEIEKQLEKIRKG; encoded by the coding sequence ATGTTTGGATTAATCAACATCGGTTTTGGTAATGTTATCGCTGGTGACAGGGTTATTGCTATAGTCAACCCTGAAAGCGCCCCACTTAAAAGGTTGAAAGAGGATGCAAAGAACGAAGGAAAACTCATAGACGCAACTTACGGAAGAAAAACAAGGTCCATTCTTATTACGGACTCAAACCATATCATACTCAGTGCTATCCAACCTGAAACAATTGCACAAAGATTCATCGAATCGATGGTTGAAATTGAAAAACAACTCGAAAAGATAAGAAAGGGCTAA
- the gmk gene encoding guanylate kinase encodes MDGQGKDFDVQNEVHAGGILFVISGPSGVGKTSIIRSVLERVERVVFSVSCTTRKQRPGEIHGVDYFFVTHEEFERMIKENKFIEWAKVHDNYYGTPAEMVYDNIRKGLDVILDIDVQGALTVKKNFSGAKFIFIAPPSYEVLRERLKKRGTETEEKIQKRLETAKRELKFIPEFEYLIINEDLEESIRNLMSIIYAERLKFERIKNTSKVKRLMEEVQ; translated from the coding sequence ATGGATGGTCAGGGAAAGGACTTTGATGTGCAAAACGAAGTCCATGCCGGAGGAATACTGTTTGTTATAAGTGGTCCAAGTGGCGTTGGTAAAACAAGTATTATTAGATCCGTTCTTGAGAGAGTTGAGCGAGTTGTCTTCTCCGTCTCGTGCACAACTCGAAAGCAAAGACCTGGAGAGATACACGGAGTGGACTATTTCTTTGTGACGCACGAAGAATTTGAAAGAATGATAAAAGAAAACAAATTTATCGAATGGGCAAAGGTTCATGACAACTACTATGGAACACCTGCAGAAATGGTCTACGACAACATAAGAAAAGGTTTGGATGTCATACTTGATATAGATGTTCAAGGCGCTTTAACAGTCAAGAAGAATTTCTCTGGTGCCAAGTTTATTTTTATCGCACCACCGAGTTACGAAGTTCTTAGAGAGAGGCTTAAAAAGAGGGGAACGGAAACAGAAGAGAAAATACAAAAAAGGTTAGAAACTGCCAAGAGAGAACTTAAGTTCATCCCAGAATTTGAATACTTAATAATCAATGAAGACTTAGAAGAATCGATAAGAAACTTGATGTCCATAATCTACGCAGAAAGATTAAAGTTTGAAAGGATTAAAAATACTTCCAAAGTGAAGCGGTTGATGGAGGAGGTGCAATAA
- a CDS encoding DNA-directed RNA polymerase subunit omega, translated as MSRLVIQYDKLLEKIPYKYAIPIVVAKRAEAINDFAKPFVTTPDNYSVSIAFKELQEGYIRIKNEDILRILLPDVK; from the coding sequence GTGAGCAGACTTGTTATACAATATGACAAACTGTTGGAGAAGATACCATACAAGTATGCAATACCAATAGTCGTTGCAAAAAGGGCAGAAGCGATAAACGATTTTGCCAAACCGTTTGTCACAACACCTGACAACTACTCTGTTAGCATCGCTTTCAAAGAACTCCAAGAAGGCTACATCAGAATCAAGAATGAAGACATTTTGAGAATACTCCTACCTGATGTGAAATAA
- the purF gene encoding amidophosphoribosyltransferase: MCGIAGVWNVDEAYNVIHDVLLTLQHRGQQSAGVVVNGFRSVKGEGLVESVLTSERYIPGTKGIGHVRYSTYGSLDEIQPITAHTLKGRISVAHNGNIVDADEKRRFIMESGGIFATTLDTEIIIHYFSIAPYENPRESLQWALSRIKAAYSIVVLHDTFLAAARDSFGIRPLFYAKFQDGYIIASEDVALRVLGCEEITEIEPGTVVFFTDNNPPEIVRFAKRDDRFCSFEFVYFARPDSNFYGVNVHEVRKALGRKLYEEHKLQADIVVPVLDSGFSGALGYSQASGIPIEYGLIRNHYIGRSFIMPKNRQDIVRRKLAALNAVLEGKEVLLIDDSIVRGTTMNLIVEMVKEAGAKKVYVGIHSPPVIGPCNYGIDTSRRSELIASQNDIQKLQEYVGANKLVYLSIEGYREVFENCGVRGICMGCFDLNYPV; this comes from the coding sequence ATGTGTGGTATAGCTGGTGTATGGAACGTTGACGAGGCGTATAACGTTATTCACGATGTTTTACTTACGCTCCAGCACAGAGGTCAGCAATCCGCAGGTGTAGTTGTGAACGGGTTCAGGTCGGTAAAGGGTGAAGGATTGGTTGAAAGTGTTCTGACTTCAGAACGTTACATTCCTGGCACCAAAGGAATCGGTCACGTACGTTATTCCACTTATGGCTCACTTGACGAAATCCAGCCGATAACAGCCCACACCCTCAAAGGGAGAATTTCGGTTGCACATAACGGAAATATTGTTGATGCAGACGAAAAAAGAAGATTCATAATGGAAAGTGGAGGTATATTCGCAACCACACTTGACACAGAGATTATTATCCACTATTTTTCCATAGCTCCCTATGAAAATCCGCGTGAATCGCTCCAATGGGCACTCTCCAGGATAAAAGCGGCGTATTCGATAGTGGTTTTGCACGATACATTCCTTGCAGCAGCAAGGGATTCCTTTGGCATCCGTCCACTCTTTTATGCCAAGTTTCAGGATGGCTATATTATAGCATCCGAAGATGTAGCATTGAGGGTTTTAGGTTGCGAAGAAATAACGGAAATCGAACCTGGAACTGTTGTGTTTTTTACCGATAACAACCCACCTGAAATTGTCAGATTTGCTAAACGCGATGATAGATTTTGTTCGTTCGAGTTCGTCTACTTTGCTCGTCCTGATAGTAATTTCTACGGTGTGAACGTGCATGAAGTTAGAAAAGCGTTAGGAAGAAAACTATACGAAGAGCACAAGCTTCAAGCGGATATTGTTGTTCCTGTTTTGGACAGCGGGTTTTCCGGCGCGCTTGGTTACAGCCAAGCATCTGGCATACCAATCGAATATGGATTGATAAGGAACCACTACATTGGACGGAGTTTTATCATGCCGAAAAATAGGCAAGACATTGTTCGAAGAAAACTGGCAGCTTTAAATGCCGTACTCGAGGGTAAGGAAGTTTTGTTAATTGACGACTCAATTGTTCGCGGAACAACGATGAATTTGATAGTCGAAATGGTAAAAGAGGCTGGTGCTAAAAAGGTTTACGTTGGTATCCATTCACCACCTGTGATTGGACCTTGTAATTATGGGATAGATACATCGAGAAGAAGCGAACTGATTGCTTCTCAAAACGACATTCAAAAACTCCAAGAGTATGTTGGAGCAAATAAATTGGTTTACTTGTCTATTGAAGGATATCGAGAAGTCTTCGAAAACTGTGGGGTGCGTGGAATATGCATGGGGTGTTTCGATCTGAACTATCCAGTATGA
- the purN gene encoding phosphoribosylglycinamide formyltransferase, which yields MNSEQFNKPSIVVLASGNGSNFQVLAEKSLSGELIADVKALIVDRACGAIERAKKLGVEVIILSKPWYEDFEKVMANLKPDLIVLAGFMRIIPEHIVAKYFPKIVNIHPSLLPAFPGKDAIKQAYDYGVKVTGITIHFVDAGIDTGPIIFQKAIEIEENWDLETLESKIHKLEHENYWRVINNLLHKPYKIEGRKVTWGV from the coding sequence ATGAACTCTGAACAATTTAACAAACCAAGCATAGTCGTTCTTGCTTCCGGTAATGGAAGTAACTTCCAAGTGCTGGCAGAAAAATCACTTTCCGGCGAACTCATTGCTGATGTGAAAGCACTTATTGTCGACAGAGCATGTGGAGCAATTGAAAGGGCAAAGAAATTAGGTGTAGAGGTAATAATTCTTTCGAAACCTTGGTATGAGGACTTCGAAAAGGTTATGGCTAACTTAAAACCAGACTTGATAGTGTTGGCGGGGTTTATGAGAATTATCCCTGAACATATCGTGGCTAAGTATTTCCCTAAGATAGTCAACATTCATCCATCTTTACTTCCAGCCTTTCCGGGAAAGGATGCGATAAAACAAGCGTATGATTATGGAGTCAAGGTAACGGGGATTACCATACATTTTGTAGACGCTGGTATAGATACCGGTCCGATAATCTTTCAAAAAGCTATAGAGATTGAAGAGAACTGGGACTTGGAGACTTTGGAATCGAAAATTCACAAGCTTGAGCATGAGAACTATTGGAGGGTAATCAACAATCTGCTTCACAAACCATACAAGATAGAAGGAAGAAAAGTTACGTGGGGGGTGTAA
- a CDS encoding phosphoribosylaminoimidazolecarboxamide formyltransferase, which translates to MEFLQVENVKKLELERYDIELRYGENAHERAFIFGQPQFELLHEGKQLSYNNILDAEAAWVLAKNLQTIGGGVAVIKHQTPCGVSYLRNDSAEEKISAVKRAIQADSESSYGGILATSFPFTLDMAKAINIYLEVIVAPDFEPQAVEYLSKKKVRLIKPKEYTPYAGKVAFGSLVLSERKFEGEPELLFGVPCDVKEIKFALIVVESVKSNAIVIVKDGVTAGIGGGQPSRKRSAWIATTLAKDNTKGAIAASDAFFPFTDGLEILIDAGIKCIVAPLGSIRDDEVLNFAREKGITFYKSPIRLFRH; encoded by the coding sequence ATGGAATTTTTGCAGGTGGAAAACGTTAAGAAACTTGAGCTTGAAAGATACGATATCGAGTTGAGGTATGGTGAAAACGCACATGAGAGGGCTTTTATCTTTGGACAGCCTCAATTTGAATTGCTGCATGAAGGTAAACAACTTTCGTACAACAACATACTGGATGCTGAAGCAGCTTGGGTTCTTGCCAAAAACTTACAAACAATCGGTGGTGGCGTTGCGGTTATAAAACACCAAACACCTTGTGGGGTATCGTATCTAAGAAATGATAGTGCTGAAGAAAAAATAAGTGCTGTCAAAAGGGCAATTCAGGCAGATAGTGAATCAAGCTACGGAGGAATACTTGCAACAAGCTTCCCATTTACTTTGGATATGGCGAAAGCTATAAACATCTACCTTGAAGTTATCGTTGCACCGGATTTTGAACCACAAGCAGTGGAATACTTATCGAAAAAGAAAGTCAGACTGATAAAGCCAAAGGAATACACACCGTACGCTGGAAAAGTAGCATTTGGTAGCCTGGTTCTATCTGAAAGAAAATTCGAAGGCGAACCGGAATTACTTTTCGGTGTACCATGTGATGTTAAAGAAATAAAATTTGCACTCATTGTTGTGGAATCAGTAAAATCTAACGCGATAGTGATCGTAAAAGATGGTGTCACTGCTGGCATTGGCGGAGGACAGCCGTCAAGAAAAAGGTCAGCGTGGATAGCCACAACCCTGGCAAAAGATAATACAAAAGGTGCGATAGCGGCGTCTGATGCATTTTTCCCATTCACAGATGGTTTGGAAATACTTATTGATGCAGGTATTAAATGCATCGTTGCTCCGCTCGGTTCTATACGAGACGATGAAGTGCTGAATTTTGCCCGGGAGAAGGGGATAACATTCTACAAGTCCCCAATAAGGCTCTTCAGACACTGA
- the purD gene encoding phosphoribosylamine--glycine ligase → MSEVGRIKKILVLGSGGREHAIGWAFKNAGCEVSFYPGNAGTKLVGKNLSINEAELFAGNILADFDLVIPGSEDFLVKGIADGKINVFGPDSAGARLEGSKCFAKLFMEKYNIPTAKFQIARNKVQLVDALKSFTPPYVIKADGLAQGKGVIIEDNFSNAIENGSKLMDGTLIPGVSGPVVVDEFLKGWELSAIAIVNGRKFTLLPFTRDYKRAFTGNKGPNTGGMGAYGPVEITQKLIEKIKTIFDKTLFGLEKEGIYYKGFLYIGLMIVEDEPYVLEYNVRLGDPETEVIAAMEPEKFVENVLKAFKNEEFDEYRPSRFAVDVVVASEGYPESPRKGQKIVIENIENSKKEGNILFYAGVREQNGELVVSGGRVLHSVGTDNELGKAREKAYKNLQNIHFEGMFYRDDIAL, encoded by the coding sequence ATGAGCGAAGTTGGAAGAATTAAAAAAATTTTGGTGCTTGGAAGTGGTGGAAGGGAACACGCTATAGGATGGGCGTTCAAAAACGCTGGTTGTGAAGTTTCTTTCTACCCAGGTAACGCCGGGACAAAGCTAGTGGGTAAAAATTTGAGTATTAACGAAGCTGAGCTCTTTGCTGGTAATATCTTAGCTGATTTTGATTTAGTAATTCCCGGCTCTGAGGATTTCTTGGTTAAGGGTATCGCAGATGGAAAAATAAACGTCTTTGGACCAGATTCTGCTGGTGCCAGACTCGAAGGTTCAAAATGTTTTGCAAAACTCTTTATGGAGAAATACAATATACCTACCGCAAAATTCCAGATTGCGCGAAACAAAGTTCAGCTTGTTGATGCACTCAAATCATTCACACCTCCTTATGTTATTAAAGCAGATGGGCTTGCGCAAGGTAAAGGTGTGATAATAGAGGATAACTTTTCAAATGCTATTGAAAACGGTAGCAAACTCATGGATGGAACTCTAATTCCAGGGGTTAGTGGTCCCGTGGTTGTGGATGAATTCTTAAAGGGTTGGGAATTATCTGCCATTGCCATCGTAAATGGTCGCAAATTCACACTGCTACCGTTCACCCGTGATTACAAGCGTGCCTTTACGGGTAACAAAGGGCCAAACACCGGTGGGATGGGAGCTTATGGACCTGTTGAAATAACCCAGAAACTGATAGAGAAAATAAAGACCATATTTGATAAAACATTGTTCGGGTTGGAAAAAGAAGGAATTTACTACAAAGGTTTTCTTTATATAGGCCTTATGATTGTAGAGGATGAACCATACGTTTTGGAATACAACGTCCGACTTGGAGACCCAGAAACTGAAGTGATAGCTGCTATGGAGCCTGAAAAGTTTGTAGAAAACGTTCTAAAGGCTTTTAAAAACGAAGAATTTGATGAATACAGACCATCAAGATTCGCGGTTGATGTGGTTGTTGCCTCGGAAGGCTACCCAGAAAGTCCTAGAAAAGGGCAAAAGATTGTGATTGAGAATATCGAAAATAGTAAAAAAGAGGGAAACATACTCTTCTATGCTGGTGTCAGAGAACAAAACGGGGAGTTGGTTGTTTCCGGAGGAAGGGTTCTACATTCTGTTGGAACTGATAACGAATTGGGAAAAGCGAGGGAAAAGGCATACAAGAACCTTCAAAATATACATTTCGAAGGTATGTTTTACAGAGATGACATCGCTTTGTAG
- a CDS encoding phosphoribosylformylglycinamidine cyclo-ligase, translating into MNGEGRKYTYSGSGVDVLRNDEFTDYIKSIVKIPEWVVKEPTGYATILNFTNPPIVLTADGVGSKLLLHIEHNRWEDAAQDLIAMNYNDIVCVGGFPKAFVDYLGVNHIDKEHYEFIKALAKKLSELNMALVAGETAEIPSIYGDKDWDVAGFCIGTLQRRIPVETINYEDLIIGLPASGFHSNGWSLIRKILKEEKISIKELGFDLLRGTRIYSEVTNVFELVKGIAHVTGGGVLRALRRVLRDKGWEITIRLPDYMRWMLKFVEIEEAMRTFNMGYGMILIVSRENLNKVLELTGGEVIGVVSKNTKIVVQ; encoded by the coding sequence ATGAATGGAGAAGGGAGAAAATACACATACTCAGGTTCGGGTGTGGATGTCCTTAGAAATGATGAATTTACCGATTATATTAAAAGCATCGTCAAAATTCCGGAATGGGTGGTTAAAGAACCTACAGGATACGCTACGATTTTGAATTTCACGAATCCTCCGATAGTATTAACGGCAGACGGTGTTGGTTCGAAGTTGTTGTTACATATTGAACACAACAGATGGGAGGATGCAGCCCAGGATTTGATAGCGATGAACTACAACGATATTGTATGTGTTGGCGGATTTCCAAAAGCATTTGTCGATTATTTGGGTGTGAACCATATAGACAAAGAACACTACGAATTTATCAAAGCGCTTGCCAAGAAGCTTTCAGAATTGAATATGGCACTTGTTGCTGGTGAAACGGCGGAAATACCATCTATTTACGGTGATAAAGATTGGGATGTTGCAGGTTTTTGTATTGGAACGCTTCAAAGAAGGATACCTGTTGAAACAATAAATTATGAAGACTTAATCATAGGATTACCCGCCAGCGGGTTTCATTCCAACGGATGGTCACTGATAAGAAAAATTTTAAAAGAAGAAAAGATAAGCATCAAAGAGTTAGGTTTCGACCTCCTGAGAGGTACAAGAATATACAGTGAGGTTACCAATGTCTTTGAACTTGTAAAAGGTATTGCCCACGTTACAGGTGGTGGTGTTCTGAGAGCGTTAAGAAGAGTATTAAGGGATAAGGGATGGGAAATTACTATTAGATTGCCAGATTACATGCGATGGATGTTGAAATTTGTTGAAATTGAGGAAGCTATGCGAACATTTAATATGGGCTATGGCATGATTTTAATTGTCTCGAGGGAAAATTTAAACAAGGTGTTAGAACTCACAGGTGGTGAGGTTATAGGCGTGGTTAGTAAAAATACAAAAATCGTGGTACAATAG
- a CDS encoding LemA family protein gives MVALIVILIIVLISIFWAIGTYNKMVSLEQKVQESYSQIQNQLQRRADLIPNLVETVKGYASHEKEIFEAIADARSKLIGARTPEEQATADAQLNTALSRLLAIAENYPTLKADANFRQLMDELAGTENRIAVARKDYNEAVREYNAFIKRFPNVLIANAFGFREKQYFEAKPGAEETPSVKF, from the coding sequence ATGGTAGCACTTATTGTGATACTAATCATCGTCTTAATATCCATCTTTTGGGCGATAGGCACGTACAACAAGATGGTATCTCTGGAACAAAAAGTTCAAGAAAGTTACAGCCAGATTCAGAACCAATTGCAAAGAAGGGCGGATTTGATACCGAACCTTGTTGAGACTGTAAAAGGTTACGCTTCACACGAAAAGGAAATCTTTGAAGCGATTGCTGATGCAAGGTCTAAATTAATAGGTGCACGAACTCCGGAAGAACAAGCAACAGCCGATGCGCAATTAAACACCGCCCTATCAAGATTGCTTGCCATTGCTGAGAATTATCCAACGCTCAAGGCTGATGCTAACTTCAGACAACTAATGGACGAACTGGCAGGCACAGAGAACAGAATAGCTGTAGCAAGAAAAGACTACAACGAAGCTGTTAGGGAGTACAATGCGTTTATAAAAAGATTTCCGAACGTGTTGATTGCAAATGCTTTTGGTTTCAGGGAAAAGCAATACTTTGAGGCAAAACCTGGAGCAGAAGAAACACCAAGTGTTAAGTTTTGA
- a CDS encoding ROK family transcriptional regulator translates to MSKLAKILHETMKENNYSLILRTLYHLQPIERVRLVQQTSLSSSTVTRCIAELIDAGFISEVGTSERTKLGRKPVKLKINPEAFNVLIVDIGAFKTNYALGFADGTLEKLESLNTPDSFEEILDKVNKLLTSYKKVEVVAFSIPGMVDVKSSTILFVPSKGWRDVKIEIEGKVVYADNEANLAMISEAFERQEIRTSKCSVFVTVREGFGTGVWINGSIFRGPSFTAGEFGHTTFDVHSKNLCHCGNTGCVETYVSLSSFFGENYSYFMSYLSEKNWRENPEILEYIDLLSRALSNIVNALNPEYLIIGGDLSGLDGEFYEILEEFTKRYSLEHAAKILKVMPSTFITDTYLYGALYAVIEEYLIPRMVRKITKK, encoded by the coding sequence GTGTCCAAACTGGCAAAAATTCTTCATGAAACAATGAAAGAGAACAATTATTCTTTGATCTTAAGAACTTTATATCACTTGCAGCCAATCGAACGAGTACGCCTGGTACAGCAAACTAGTCTATCATCAAGTACAGTTACACGTTGTATTGCAGAACTGATAGATGCTGGTTTTATCTCAGAAGTAGGAACCTCTGAAAGGACAAAGCTTGGTCGTAAGCCTGTAAAACTTAAAATCAATCCAGAAGCTTTTAATGTGCTAATAGTTGACATTGGAGCTTTTAAAACTAATTACGCCCTCGGCTTTGCAGATGGTACGTTAGAAAAACTCGAATCTTTGAATACACCGGACTCTTTCGAAGAGATATTGGATAAAGTAAATAAACTTTTAACTTCGTACAAAAAAGTAGAGGTCGTAGCATTCTCAATTCCCGGTATGGTTGACGTAAAAAGTAGTACCATTCTGTTTGTTCCAAGTAAGGGGTGGCGTGATGTAAAGATAGAGATTGAAGGAAAGGTAGTATATGCCGATAACGAAGCAAATCTTGCCATGATATCAGAGGCTTTTGAAAGACAGGAGATTCGCACCTCAAAATGTTCCGTCTTTGTGACTGTCAGAGAAGGGTTTGGAACAGGGGTGTGGATAAACGGTTCTATCTTTCGCGGCCCGTCTTTCACAGCAGGTGAATTTGGGCATACAACGTTTGACGTACATAGTAAGAATCTGTGCCATTGTGGTAATACAGGCTGTGTGGAGACCTATGTATCATTATCCTCGTTCTTTGGAGAAAATTATAGTTATTTTATGTCTTATCTTTCCGAAAAGAATTGGAGAGAAAATCCCGAGATTTTGGAATATATTGATTTGCTTTCACGAGCTTTGTCAAATATAGTTAACGCGTTAAATCCTGAGTACTTGATAATTGGTGGAGATCTTTCCGGACTGGATGGCGAATTTTACGAAATATTGGAAGAATTTACAAAGCGTTATTCACTTGAACATGCTGCAAAGATTTTAAAAGTCATGCCTTCAACGTTTATAACTGACACATATTTGTATGGCGCGCTTTATGCTGTAATTGAAGAATACTTAATACCACGTATGGTTCGTAAAATTACAAAAAAATAA